A window of Lacibacter sediminis contains these coding sequences:
- a CDS encoding PIG-L family deacetylase: MRKGIAFILSFVILFTAKAQTPQTMNSAEILLGLKKLKVIGSVLYVAAHPDDENTRLLAYFSKERLYRTGYLSMTRGDGGQNLIGDEQGIELGLIRTQELLAARRIDGAEQFFTRAYDFGFSKTTEEALSIWEKEKILSDVVWVIRKFQPDVIITRFPPDNRAGHGHHSASAVLAREAFDAAADPNRFPEQFKYGVKPWKTKRIFWNTFNFGGNNTTSNDQLKLDVGAFNPLLGKGYGEIASESRSMHKSQGFGVPSQRGSSTEFFTLTAGEPVQQDLAEGIINDWSRFEGGAAINAMIDQIVANYSVQNPSASVQSLVALYNAIEKVNDGDWKIKKLNEVKSLIEACAGLWMEASTNQEYIVTGDSLRVNFNVINRTAIPVLLKRVMLDSSSLLASRDSLKSKLSWYDEALKKEMSEQPYFVDSTFDKQLTPNQNINFARRILVKRQVTEPYWIVKPMSTGSFTVDDQRKIGMAENSSSYTAVFHISVYGTDFSFVKPVMYKHTDPVKGELYEKLIVYPPALIKAGNSLLLFKDTTSKQISFSFIPQATIKTNGTVSINGASGWKVNSDNGKFEFVKGNDYQLNAKVRPEKFSNGLSGFIQPNYSSGVSFINKQRVRKIQYDHIPVITYFPDAVTKVVTVDAKIVGKKIGYINGAGDFLPYSLQQLGYTVEMLTEDKVTYANLKQYDAVVTGIRAYNIHEWLSNAYDELMQYVKEGGVLLVQYNTSNQLGQLRSKISPYPFVISRNRVTEENAKVNFLAPNHVVLNYPNKITEKDFEGWVQERSVYEADNIDAKFTSLFGMNDAGEPQRNGSLIVADYGKGRFVYSALAFFRQLPAGVPGSYRLIANLLAKPNK; the protein is encoded by the coding sequence ATGAGAAAAGGAATCGCTTTTATTCTTTCATTCGTTATACTGTTTACAGCCAAAGCGCAAACTCCGCAAACAATGAACAGTGCGGAAATTTTGCTCGGGCTTAAGAAACTCAAAGTCATTGGCAGCGTCCTTTATGTTGCTGCTCACCCCGACGATGAGAATACAAGATTACTCGCTTATTTCAGCAAAGAGCGTTTATACCGCACCGGTTATTTAAGCATGACACGTGGTGATGGCGGACAAAATCTTATTGGTGATGAGCAGGGTATTGAACTGGGACTTATCCGCACACAGGAATTACTGGCGGCACGACGCATTGATGGTGCTGAACAATTCTTTACACGTGCTTATGATTTTGGTTTCTCTAAAACAACCGAAGAAGCATTAAGCATTTGGGAGAAAGAAAAAATATTGAGTGATGTTGTTTGGGTGATACGCAAGTTTCAACCTGATGTGATCATTACACGTTTTCCTCCCGATAACAGGGCAGGGCATGGGCATCACTCAGCTTCGGCTGTACTTGCACGTGAGGCGTTTGATGCCGCTGCTGATCCCAACCGTTTTCCTGAACAATTCAAATATGGTGTGAAGCCATGGAAGACAAAACGGATTTTCTGGAACACCTTCAATTTTGGTGGAAATAATACCACATCAAATGATCAGCTAAAATTAGATGTGGGTGCTTTTAATCCATTACTTGGTAAAGGCTATGGCGAAATTGCCAGTGAAAGCAGAAGCATGCACAAGAGCCAGGGATTTGGTGTGCCTAGTCAGCGTGGATCATCAACGGAATTTTTTACACTTACTGCAGGAGAACCTGTACAGCAAGATCTGGCTGAAGGAATTATCAACGATTGGAGCAGGTTTGAAGGTGGCGCAGCTATCAATGCGATGATCGATCAGATCGTAGCAAACTATTCAGTTCAAAATCCTTCAGCATCTGTTCAATCACTCGTTGCTTTATACAACGCAATTGAAAAAGTAAACGATGGCGACTGGAAAATAAAAAAGCTCAATGAAGTAAAGTCATTGATTGAAGCATGCGCAGGTTTATGGATGGAGGCGAGCACTAACCAGGAATATATTGTTACAGGCGATAGTTTGCGTGTAAACTTTAATGTGATCAACCGTACAGCGATCCCGGTTCTTTTAAAGAGAGTGATGCTTGATAGCAGTTCATTGTTGGCAAGCCGTGACAGCTTGAAATCAAAACTTAGTTGGTATGATGAAGCGTTGAAAAAAGAAATGAGTGAGCAGCCTTATTTTGTTGACTCAACATTTGATAAGCAACTCACGCCAAATCAAAATATAAACTTTGCAAGACGCATCCTTGTAAAACGACAAGTGACCGAACCATATTGGATCGTAAAACCAATGAGTACCGGAAGTTTTACGGTGGATGATCAACGAAAAATTGGAATGGCAGAAAACAGTTCGTCTTATACCGCTGTATTTCATATTTCAGTTTACGGAACTGATTTTTCGTTTGTAAAACCGGTAATGTATAAACATACCGATCCTGTAAAAGGAGAGTTGTATGAAAAACTTATCGTGTATCCACCTGCGTTGATCAAAGCAGGAAATTCGCTTTTGCTGTTTAAAGACACAACGTCAAAGCAAATCAGTTTTTCATTTATACCACAGGCAACCATTAAAACAAATGGAACTGTTTCAATCAATGGTGCTTCAGGATGGAAAGTGAATTCAGACAATGGTAAGTTTGAATTCGTTAAAGGAAACGATTATCAATTAAATGCAAAAGTGAGACCTGAAAAGTTTAGTAATGGGTTGTCAGGATTTATACAACCCAATTATTCTTCAGGTGTTTCATTTATCAATAAGCAACGTGTACGTAAAATTCAATACGATCATATTCCTGTGATCACTTATTTCCCTGATGCTGTTACAAAAGTTGTAACGGTTGATGCAAAGATTGTTGGAAAGAAGATCGGCTATATTAATGGTGCCGGTGATTTTCTGCCTTACAGTTTGCAGCAATTAGGCTACACGGTTGAAATGCTTACAGAAGACAAAGTAACGTATGCTAACCTGAAACAATACGATGCGGTGGTAACAGGTATTCGTGCATACAATATTCATGAATGGTTGAGTAATGCGTACGACGAGTTGATGCAATATGTGAAAGAAGGTGGTGTGTTGCTGGTGCAGTACAACACCAGCAATCAATTAGGTCAGCTGCGATCAAAAATCTCTCCCTATCCATTTGTTATTTCAAGGAACCGTGTAACGGAGGAAAATGCAAAAGTGAATTTTCTTGCGCCAAATCATGTCGTATTGAACTATCCGAACAAGATCACCGAAAAGGATTTTGAAGGTTGGGTACAGGAACGCAGCGTGTACGAAGCCGATAATATCGATGCAAAATTTACATCGCTGTTTGGCATGAATGATGCTGGTGAGCCGCAGCGTAACGGGAGTTTGATCGTTGCTGATTATGGCAAAGGAAGATTTGTATATTCGGCATTGGCTTTCTTTCGGCAACTGCCTGCAGGTGTTCCGGGTTCTTACAGGTTAATCGCTAACTTGCTGGCGAAGCCGAATAAATAA
- a CDS encoding DUF2911 domain-containing protein, whose product MKKLLLVAFCMGALVMTEAQQLRTPQPSTTQSVKQELGLGTIELSYSRPNMKGRKIFGDLVPFDKVWRTGANGATTLTFTDEVMIGGTKVPAGKYGLLSIPSAGEWTIIISKQTDVTSPAAYKQDMDVVRVKAKPMQLPWSFETFGISFENIKDNGCEVMMAWDKTLVSFPITTDVDGKVMKQIETIMKSDSRPYFAAASYYASNGKDLNQAIVWFDKAIEQNPKAFWVYYQKASALAKLGKKAEAIAVSNKSIELAKEAKNDDYVALNEKLQKDLK is encoded by the coding sequence ATGAAAAAGTTACTTCTCGTTGCCTTTTGTATGGGCGCACTTGTAATGACAGAAGCACAGCAATTAAGAACACCACAACCTTCCACAACGCAAAGCGTTAAACAGGAACTCGGCTTGGGAACAATTGAACTTTCTTACAGCCGTCCGAACATGAAAGGACGCAAAATTTTCGGCGATCTCGTTCCTTTTGATAAAGTATGGCGCACAGGTGCCAATGGAGCAACTACCTTAACCTTTACTGATGAAGTAATGATTGGTGGCACAAAAGTACCTGCAGGTAAATATGGCTTGTTATCGATCCCTTCTGCTGGCGAATGGACCATCATCATCAGCAAACAAACTGATGTTACATCACCTGCTGCTTACAAGCAGGATATGGATGTTGTAAGGGTAAAGGCGAAACCAATGCAACTTCCCTGGAGCTTTGAAACCTTTGGTATTTCTTTTGAAAACATCAAAGACAATGGCTGCGAAGTAATGATGGCTTGGGATAAAACATTAGTTTCTTTCCCTATTACAACAGATGTTGATGGCAAAGTAATGAAGCAGATCGAAACCATTATGAAGAGCGACAGCCGCCCTTATTTTGCTGCTGCATCATATTACGCAAGCAATGGCAAAGATCTGAATCAAGCGATTGTTTGGTTTGATAAAGCTATTGAGCAAAATCCAAAAGCATTCTGGGTGTATTATCAAAAAGCAAGTGCATTAGCTAAGCTTGGCAAAAAAGCAGAAGCAATTGCTGTTTCTAACAAGTCAATTGAATTGGCGAAAGAAGCAAAGAATGATGATTATGTAGCTTTAAATGAAAAGCTGCAAAAAGATCTGAAATAA
- the ychF gene encoding redox-regulated ATPase YchF translates to MGLKAGIVGLPNVGKSTLFNAVSNSAKAQASNYRFCTIEPNVGLVDVPDVRIDKLAELVVPDRTVPTQIEIVDIAGLVKGASKGEGLGNKFLANIREVDAIIHVIRCFEDENVLREEGAINPVSDKEIIDTELQLKDLDTVEKKIQRIEKQARVGDAKAKAELEVLLACKAHLEQGKSIRGLDLNSAELDLIQDSFFLTQKKVLYVANVDEASMHTGNKYSEALIAAVKDEGAEVIVMNNSIEAQISEMEDPDDKQLFMDEYKMTEPALNRLIRTTYHLLDLQTYFTAGVQEVRAWTFHKGWKAPQCAGVIHTDFEKGFIKAEVIGYDDYVTYKTEAAAREAGKLRIEGKEYLVKDGDVMHFRFNV, encoded by the coding sequence ATGGGTTTAAAAGCAGGTATTGTGGGTTTGCCAAACGTTGGAAAGTCGACCTTGTTCAACGCCGTAAGTAACAGCGCCAAGGCACAGGCGAGTAATTATCGTTTTTGTACCATTGAACCCAATGTTGGTTTGGTGGATGTGCCGGATGTGCGGATTGATAAACTGGCGGAACTGGTGGTGCCGGATCGAACTGTTCCAACACAGATCGAGATCGTTGATATTGCCGGTTTGGTGAAAGGTGCCAGCAAAGGTGAAGGCTTGGGTAATAAGTTTTTGGCAAATATCCGTGAAGTAGATGCGATCATTCATGTGATCCGTTGTTTTGAAGATGAAAATGTGTTGCGTGAGGAAGGTGCCATTAACCCTGTAAGCGACAAGGAAATTATTGATACCGAATTGCAGTTGAAAGATCTTGATACTGTTGAAAAGAAAATTCAACGTATCGAAAAACAGGCACGTGTTGGTGATGCAAAAGCAAAAGCTGAGCTGGAAGTCTTGCTCGCTTGTAAAGCACATTTGGAACAGGGTAAAAGCATTCGTGGTTTAGATCTGAACAGTGCTGAACTTGATCTCATCCAGGATTCTTTTTTCCTGACGCAGAAAAAAGTATTGTATGTGGCGAATGTGGATGAAGCCAGTATGCATACGGGTAATAAATATTCAGAGGCTTTGATTGCCGCTGTAAAAGATGAAGGTGCAGAAGTGATTGTGATGAACAACAGCATTGAAGCACAGATCAGCGAAATGGAAGATCCGGATGATAAGCAATTGTTCATGGATGAATATAAGATGACAGAGCCTGCATTGAATCGTTTGATCCGCACGACATACCACCTTCTTGACCTGCAAACATATTTCACGGCGGGTGTTCAGGAAGTTCGTGCATGGACCTTCCACAAAGGCTGGAAAGCGCCACAATGCGCTGGTGTGATCCATACCGATTTTGAAAAAGGCTTTATCAAAGCGGAAGTAATTGGGTACGATGACTATGTTACCTATAAAACCGAAGCTGCAGCACGTGAAGCAGGAAAATTAAGAATTGAAGGAAAGGAATACCTGGTGAAGGATGGCGATGTGATGCATTTCAGGTTTAATGTGTAA
- a CDS encoding outer membrane beta-barrel family protein — MKKISAFLTAALLTCTFSFAQTASRVKGDVKDESQKPISGITVSLLRGKDSSLVKAAITDKSGAYSFESVKNGSYLLGITSVGYQKKISGVIEVKEGAEITVPSFNLLPEAKGLKEVTVTAKRPMFEQKADKLVVNVDASPTNAGANALEVLEKSPGITVDKDGNISLKGKAGVQVFIDGKPAYLSGADLANYLRNLQGPQLDQIEIMTNPPAKYDAAGNSGIINIKTKRTLQFGYNGSVTTGYTQGRYQRYTNSFTFNYRKNKVNLFANGNYNARNSFQELDIQRSFSNSVTKEVVSLFEQETRMIHKNRSLNGKVGMDFFATKKTTLGVTANGFYSPGQFLSTSDINIFSPDHTLLSKTMGKADNSSTWKHFGTNFNFRHVFDTTGKEISADVDHLRYSATNTQSLVNKYENGNQPKMPDTLYGNLPQNIYIYSAKVDYVQPFKKGLKFEAGFKTSFVETDNVARYDSLINNNRQLDSARRNDFVYKENINAAYVNFSKQINKKISAQVGLRLENTSAKGYSKGYAYDKDNEKFADFDTTFNLNYTQLFPTVYIQYAVNEKHSFGMNYGRRIRRPDYESLNPFVEFIDRYTYEQGNPNLRPQFSHNIELSHTYKGFLTTTLNYTNTNNIIQEVLEQNEERNESYIKRANIAKQQQFGIAVSAFKQIKKWNGNIYVNVYNNKFEGLVNGDFVTLGRTTMVLSASNSYRFGKDWTTEISGFYRTAGYEGVFHIRPLGELNFGVSKPVLKGKGTLRLSVRDILWTQRGQGEIKYGLIHANFQQRRDSRTVGMTFTYRFSKGKINGNGRRKASGAADEQNRVKSVE; from the coding sequence ATGAAAAAGATTTCTGCATTCCTAACTGCGGCCTTGCTAACCTGCACCTTCTCATTTGCTCAAACAGCTTCACGTGTAAAAGGCGATGTAAAAGACGAAAGCCAAAAGCCCATTTCCGGCATTACCGTGTCGCTGTTGCGTGGCAAAGACAGCTCGCTTGTAAAAGCGGCTATCACCGATAAAAGCGGTGCTTATTCATTTGAATCTGTAAAAAATGGTTCTTACCTGCTTGGCATTACCAGCGTAGGTTACCAAAAAAAGATCAGTGGTGTAATTGAAGTGAAAGAAGGGGCGGAGATCACTGTTCCATCGTTCAATCTGTTACCTGAAGCAAAAGGTTTGAAAGAAGTAACCGTAACAGCAAAGAGGCCCATGTTTGAGCAAAAGGCCGACAAGCTGGTTGTAAACGTGGATGCTTCTCCAACAAATGCCGGAGCGAATGCTTTGGAAGTATTGGAAAAGTCGCCCGGTATTACCGTTGATAAAGACGGCAACATCAGCTTGAAAGGTAAAGCCGGAGTGCAGGTGTTTATTGATGGCAAACCAGCTTACTTATCCGGTGCAGATCTCGCCAATTATTTGCGTAACCTGCAAGGTCCGCAACTTGATCAGATTGAGATCATGACCAACCCTCCTGCAAAATATGATGCAGCAGGCAACAGTGGTATCATCAACATCAAAACCAAGCGCACTTTGCAATTTGGATATAACGGAAGTGTAACAACCGGCTACACACAAGGACGTTACCAGCGTTATACCAACAGCTTTACATTTAACTACAGAAAAAACAAAGTGAATCTTTTTGCAAACGGAAATTACAATGCAAGAAACTCTTTCCAGGAATTAGATATTCAACGTAGTTTTTCAAATTCCGTAACTAAAGAAGTTGTTTCATTATTTGAACAGGAGACAAGAATGATTCATAAGAACAGAAGCTTGAACGGTAAAGTAGGGATGGACTTTTTCGCAACAAAGAAAACAACTTTGGGTGTTACAGCAAATGGCTTCTATAGCCCTGGTCAATTCCTCAGCACAAGTGACATTAATATTTTTAGCCCAGATCATACTTTACTGAGCAAGACAATGGGTAAAGCAGATAATTCATCAACCTGGAAACATTTTGGTACAAACTTTAATTTCAGACATGTATTTGATACAACAGGAAAAGAAATTTCTGCTGATGTGGATCACTTAAGATATAGTGCAACTAATACTCAAAGTCTGGTTAATAAATATGAAAATGGAAATCAACCTAAAATGCCTGATACATTGTATGGTAATCTTCCGCAGAACATCTACATCTACAGCGCAAAGGTTGATTATGTTCAACCATTTAAAAAAGGATTGAAGTTTGAAGCTGGATTTAAAACAAGTTTTGTTGAAACAGATAATGTTGCACGTTACGATAGTTTGATCAATAACAATAGGCAGTTGGATTCAGCCCGTCGTAATGATTTTGTGTACAAAGAAAATATCAATGCAGCTTATGTCAACTTCAGCAAGCAAATCAACAAAAAGATCAGTGCACAAGTTGGATTGCGTTTAGAGAATACTTCAGCAAAAGGTTATTCTAAAGGCTATGCTTACGATAAAGACAACGAAAAATTCGCTGATTTTGATACAACGTTTAATTTAAACTATACACAACTGTTTCCAACTGTATACATTCAATATGCAGTTAATGAAAAACATTCATTCGGTATGAATTATGGAAGAAGGATCCGCAGACCTGATTATGAAAGTTTAAATCCTTTTGTAGAATTTATTGATCGTTATACATACGAGCAAGGGAACCCTAACTTGAGACCTCAGTTCAGCCATAACATCGAATTGTCACATACTTATAAAGGTTTCTTAACTACCACATTGAATTATACCAATACGAATAATATTATTCAGGAAGTACTGGAACAGAATGAAGAAAGAAACGAATCTTACATCAAACGTGCAAACATAGCCAAACAACAACAATTTGGTATCGCAGTAAGTGCATTCAAACAAATTAAAAAGTGGAACGGTAATATTTATGTGAATGTTTACAATAACAAGTTTGAAGGCTTAGTAAATGGCGATTTCGTAACATTGGGCAGAACAACAATGGTGTTGAGTGCCTCTAATTCATACAGATTTGGAAAAGACTGGACAACTGAAATCAGTGGTTTTTACAGAACTGCAGGTTATGAAGGAGTATTTCATATCCGGCCTTTAGGTGAATTGAATTTTGGGGTAAGCAAACCAGTTTTAAAAGGAAAAGGAACGCTCCGGTTAAGTGTTAGAGATATTCTCTGGACACAAAGAGGACAAGGCGAAATCAAATATGGTTTGATCCACGCAAATTTCCAACAAAGAAGAGATTCAAGAACTGTGGGTATGACATTCACTTACCGTTTCAGTAAAGGAAAGATCAACGGTAATGGCCGTCGTAAAGCAAGCGGTGCAGCAGATGAACAAAATCGTGTGAAATCAGTTGAATAA
- a CDS encoding nucleoside recognition domain-containing protein produces the protein MALSRIWSAFILIAITVALFKYLPMGGEKQIFSSMIIGKNGDSLEVKSMNSTSASPAILQALDTSSRVTENKITYKREGSEVVAVRVQNANGVIETCKDAVTICIGLIGIMALFMGFMSIAEKAGGINLLSRIIGPFFSRIFPEVPKGHPAFGHMMMNFSANLLNLDNAATPFGLKAMESLQELNPSKTTASNAQLMFLCLHASGLTLIPVTIIAARASLKASNPTDIFVPCMVATFAATMAAMFIVSFKQKINVFQPVILAWVLGISAIIASLVLYLVRLDADGVQSFSSVLSNGLILFIFLAIVLGALYKKINVFDAFIEGAKGGFETAVRIIPYLVGMLVAISLLRTSGTFDVVINGMKSIFMWMGADTRFVDGLPTALIKPLSGSGARGMMIDTMKTFGPDSFAGRLSSVLQGSSDTTFYVIAVYFGAVGIKNTRYAVGAMLLADLVGIITSILLAYLFFGSSL, from the coding sequence ATGGCGTTAAGCAGAATCTGGAGTGCGTTCATCCTGATAGCAATCACAGTTGCGTTATTCAAGTACCTGCCCATGGGGGGGGAAAAGCAGATATTTTCTTCTATGATCATCGGCAAAAATGGTGATTCGCTGGAAGTGAAGTCGATGAATTCTACAAGTGCTTCTCCGGCTATTCTGCAGGCCTTAGATACTTCTTCACGAGTTACTGAGAATAAGATCACCTATAAAAGAGAAGGATCAGAGGTTGTTGCGGTAAGAGTTCAGAATGCAAATGGGGTGATTGAAACTTGTAAAGATGCTGTGACCATTTGTATTGGTCTTATCGGCATCATGGCCCTGTTCATGGGCTTTATGAGTATTGCAGAAAAAGCGGGCGGCATCAATTTGTTATCACGTATTATCGGTCCATTCTTTTCACGCATTTTCCCTGAAGTACCGAAAGGCCATCCTGCATTCGGGCATATGATGATGAACTTTAGTGCCAATTTGCTCAACTTAGATAATGCAGCAACTCCATTCGGTTTAAAAGCAATGGAAAGTCTGCAGGAACTTAATCCCAGCAAAACAACAGCCAGCAATGCACAACTGATGTTTTTATGTTTGCATGCTTCAGGCTTAACACTTATTCCTGTTACAATTATTGCTGCAAGGGCGTCACTGAAAGCCAGCAATCCCACCGATATTTTTGTGCCTTGTATGGTAGCCACATTTGCTGCAACGATGGCAGCGATGTTTATCGTTTCATTCAAACAAAAGATCAATGTGTTTCAACCGGTGATATTGGCATGGGTACTTGGTATCTCCGCTATCATTGCGTCATTGGTACTTTATCTTGTTCGCTTAGATGCAGATGGTGTTCAATCTTTTTCCAGCGTGCTCAGCAACGGCTTGATCCTGTTTATTTTTCTTGCGATCGTTTTGGGGGCTTTGTATAAAAAGATCAATGTGTTTGATGCATTTATTGAAGGAGCAAAAGGAGGATTTGAAACTGCTGTGCGCATCATTCCTTATTTAGTTGGGATGTTAGTTGCCATTAGTCTTTTGCGCACCAGTGGTACGTTTGATGTTGTGATCAATGGCATGAAATCAATTTTTATGTGGATGGGAGCTGATACACGTTTTGTTGATGGGTTACCAACGGCACTTATTAAACCATTAAGCGGCAGTGGTGCAAGAGGTATGATGATTGATACAATGAAAACATTTGGTCCCGATTCTTTTGCCGGTCGTTTGTCATCGGTGTTGCAAGGTTCCAGTGATACAACATTCTATGTGATCGCTGTTTACTTTGGAGCTGTGGGAATTAAGAATACCCGTTATGCCGTAGGCGCCATGTTGCTGGCCGATCTCGTTGGTATTATCACATCCATCTTACTGGCGTATTTATTTTTCGGTTCGTCATTGTAA
- a CDS encoding sodium:solute symporter: MNFQLTDWIVLIVTLLAVIVYGVYRSRHSKNLEGYFLSNRQMPWWVILLSIMGTQASAVTFLTAPGQAYTDGMRFVQYYFGLPFAMIVVCIVFVPVFHKLKLFTAYEYLEKRFDLKTRTFTSFLFLLSRGLSTGISIFAPSLVLSSMLGWDIYVTNIVTGGLLIVYTVTGGAKAVAYTQQVQFIIIYAAMFIAGYYAITSLPEGLGFTDALHVAGKAGKLNVITTGVTENGFDWKDRYNIWSGVIGGFFLALSYFGTDQSQVGRYLTAKDTRESRLGLLMNGFVKVPLQFLILIIGCLLFAYYSFFKAPAFFNKTQEAVVLKSSYANEYKEASNYYDQLQEQKKTVAIALTNARKTEQNAAVDVARKELQEIETKGKAIRTEMKSLIKKADPNADTNDTNYIFLRFVGDVLPTGLVGLIIAIIFLAAWGSIAAALNSLASCTMCDFHQKFSKKPLTEREEYRWGKIYTLLWGIFCMIIAFFAYNLGNSLIEAVNILGSWFYGTILGIFLVAFYLKQVKGNAVFIAAIISEVIVISVYYLDIISFLWLNVIGAVAVVLLSLIIQTLTGKEKA, from the coding sequence ATGAATTTTCAACTCACCGATTGGATCGTTCTTATAGTAACGCTGCTGGCTGTTATTGTATATGGCGTTTACCGTAGCCGCCATTCTAAAAACCTCGAAGGTTATTTTCTCAGCAACAGGCAAATGCCCTGGTGGGTGATTTTGTTAAGCATCATGGGTACACAGGCAAGTGCTGTTACGTTCTTAACTGCACCCGGACAAGCGTATACCGATGGGATGCGCTTTGTGCAATACTATTTTGGTTTGCCGTTTGCCATGATCGTTGTATGTATTGTGTTTGTTCCGGTATTTCATAAACTGAAACTGTTTACTGCCTACGAGTATTTAGAAAAACGGTTTGATCTCAAAACAAGAACATTCACATCCTTTCTTTTTTTACTGTCGAGAGGTTTAAGTACGGGCATCAGCATATTCGCACCATCGTTGGTATTAAGCAGTATGCTGGGTTGGGATATTTATGTTACCAATATTGTAACAGGTGGCTTATTGATTGTTTACACTGTAACAGGCGGAGCGAAAGCGGTTGCCTATACACAACAAGTGCAGTTTATCATCATATACGCAGCGATGTTCATTGCCGGTTATTATGCCATTACATCTTTGCCGGAAGGATTAGGTTTTACAGATGCATTGCATGTGGCAGGTAAAGCCGGTAAACTGAATGTGATCACAACAGGTGTAACGGAAAATGGTTTTGATTGGAAAGACCGTTATAATATCTGGAGTGGGGTGATTGGTGGTTTCTTTTTAGCGTTGAGTTATTTTGGAACTGATCAAAGCCAGGTTGGGCGTTACCTCACGGCAAAGGACACACGTGAAAGCCGTTTGGGATTATTAATGAATGGCTTTGTGAAAGTGCCTCTGCAATTTTTGATCCTCATCATTGGCTGTTTGCTTTTTGCTTATTATTCTTTCTTTAAAGCACCTGCATTCTTTAATAAAACACAGGAAGCAGTGGTGCTAAAGAGCAGTTATGCGAATGAGTATAAAGAAGCAAGTAACTATTATGATCAGTTACAGGAACAGAAGAAGACAGTTGCCATTGCGTTGACCAATGCAAGAAAAACTGAGCAGAACGCAGCTGTTGATGTAGCAAGAAAGGAACTGCAGGAAATTGAAACGAAAGGCAAAGCCATCAGGACAGAAATGAAAAGCCTGATCAAAAAAGCTGATCCCAATGCAGATACAAACGATACCAACTATATCTTTCTGCGTTTTGTTGGTGATGTATTACCAACTGGACTTGTTGGATTGATCATTGCTATTATTTTTCTTGCAGCGTGGGGCAGTATTGCTGCCGCATTGAATTCATTGGCATCTTGTACCATGTGCGATTTTCACCAGAAATTTTCAAAAAAGCCATTGACAGAACGGGAAGAATATCGCTGGGGTAAGATCTACACGTTGCTGTGGGGCATCTTCTGTATGATCATTGCCTTTTTTGCATATAACCTCGGCAACAGCTTAATTGAAGCTGTAAATATTCTCGGCAGTTGGTTCTATGGTACGATACTTGGGATCTTCCTCGTGGCTTTTTATCTGAAGCAGGTAAAGGGGAATGCTGTGTTTATCGCAGCAATTATTTCAGAGGTGATTGTGATAAGCGTGTATTATCTCGATATTATTTCTTTCCTGTGGTTGAATGTAATTGGGGCTGTGGCTGTTGTACTGTTGTCGCTCATCATACAAACTTTAACAGGTAAAGAAAAGGCCTGA
- a CDS encoding type B 50S ribosomal protein L31, with protein sequence MKKELHPANYRFVVFKDMSNGYSFLTRSTAPSKETVKWEDGNEYPLIKLEISSMSHPFFTGQNILVDTAGRIDKFKKKYAKKA encoded by the coding sequence ATGAAAAAAGAACTTCATCCCGCTAATTACCGTTTTGTAGTGTTTAAAGACATGAGTAACGGCTATTCATTTTTAACCCGTTCTACTGCCCCGTCAAAAGAAACAGTAAAATGGGAAGATGGTAATGAATACCCTCTTATTAAACTGGAGATTTCCAGCATGAGTCATCCATTCTTTACTGGTCAGAATATCCTTGTGGATACTGCTGGTCGTATCGACAAATTCAAGAAAAAATACGCTAAGAAAGCATAA
- a CDS encoding YajQ family cyclic di-GMP-binding protein, producing the protein MPSFDIVSKVDAQALDNAVNVTTKEITNRFDFKASHVKIDLNKKEFKINIEVEDEMKMGQLIDVLISRAHKQGIAPEAFDQSKESFQSGKLVKKEVLVRNGLKQEDAKKIVKLIKDSGLKVQASINDDIVRVTGKKIDDLQEVIQASKGWDLGVPLQFENMRS; encoded by the coding sequence ATGCCATCATTTGATATTGTTAGTAAAGTTGATGCCCAGGCACTGGACAATGCGGTGAACGTTACCACCAAGGAGATCACCAATCGTTTTGATTTTAAAGCAAGTCATGTGAAAATTGATTTGAACAAGAAAGAGTTTAAGATCAATATTGAGGTGGAAGATGAAATGAAAATGGGGCAGTTGATCGATGTATTGATCAGCCGTGCACACAAGCAGGGGATAGCACCGGAAGCATTCGATCAAAGCAAGGAATCGTTCCAGAGTGGTAAACTCGTTAAGAAAGAAGTACTGGTGCGCAATGGCTTGAAACAGGAGGATGCCAAAAAGATCGTAAAGCTGATAAAAGACTCCGGGTTAAAGGTGCAGGCTTCCATTAACGATGATATTGTTAGGGTTACGGGGAAAAAAATTGATGATCTGCAGGAAGTGATCCAGGCTTCTAAAGGCTGGGATCTCGGCGTTCCTTTACAATTCGAGAACATGCGTTCATAA